From Watersipora subatra chromosome 8, tzWatSuba1.1, whole genome shotgun sequence, a single genomic window includes:
- the LOC137402165 gene encoding uncharacterized protein, translated as MNSMKSLLSTDVLLAMIVAVTALLIVESAPAENSETSLARSKRFFIDAGRCPFKVLCIHPSQCDQEGGELCMIWYCGSHCAVPEIDPADVPVLQASDYQCLNWNNPDCRDRLRELRQREKEERQRARQERRRQRQERRRG; from the exons ATGAACAGCATGAAATCTTTACTTTCAACAGATGTGCTATTGGCTATGATTGTGGCTGTTACAGCATTGTTAATTGTAGAATCTG CTCCTGCCGAAAACAGTGAGACATCCTTGGCAAGGTCAAAGAGGTTCTTTATCGACGCTGGAAGATGTCCATTTAAG GTACTTTGTATACACCCAAGTCAGTGTGACCAAGAGGGTGGAGAACTCTGTATGATTTGGTATTGTGGAAGTCATTGCGCTGTACCAGAAATAGATCCAGCTGACGTGCCTGTTCTTCAAGCTAGTGACTACCAGTGTCTCAACTGGAATAATCCTGA TTGTCGAGATAGATTAAGAGAATTAAGGCAGCGAGAAAAAGAAGAAAGACAGAGAGCAAGACAGGAAAGAAGAAGACAAAGGCAAGAAAGAAGAAGAGGTTAA